A portion of the Lolium rigidum isolate FL_2022 chromosome 1, APGP_CSIRO_Lrig_0.1, whole genome shotgun sequence genome contains these proteins:
- the LOC124684812 gene encoding nuclear transport factor 2-like gives MAAPPPPPAAAAAAAGPTPPAQVVGNAFVTQYYNILHQSPELVFRFYQEASHIGRPATAGADLDTVTTMEAINEKITSMDIARAEIKGVDAQDSLCGGVTVLVTGHLTGKDDVCREFVQSFFLAPQEKGYFVLNDILRYVGQGEAATAAAPSLPLAAAPPQQPAPEFEAAAAPAAAALPNGTVDAPAETAPRDLDAQPQPEPDLSDPAPHEEEDPKEEVYNPPNEVEVPVVEEIPVAEVIDEVPNNVVAASVPVSAPPVPQEEAPKKSYASIVKVMKAVLPPNSAVPYRPAPPKPEKQAPPAPAPVVDAPAFSPNPESSTIQDPEVDALAVYVKNLPLHATPSQLEEAFKTFGTIKPDGIQVRSHKIQGFCYGFIEFEDASSVQSALAASPVTIDDRPCHVEEKRTPGSRGSSRGRFPPGRGGNFRGEGMRGRGSYTGGRGYGRGDFNYRSEYGGRGGGRGGSARGGGEVGYQRVDHSSTGGRGGARAAAK, from the exons atggccgcgccgcctcctccgcccgccgccgccgccgccgcggcaggACCCACGCCGCCCGCGCAAGTG GTCGGCAACGCCTTCGTCACGCAGTACTACAACATCCTCCACCAGTCCCCGGAGCTCGTCTTCCGCTTCTACCAGGAGGCCAGCCACATCGGCcgccccgccaccgccggcgccgacCTCGACACCGTCACCACCATGGAG GCGATTAACGAGAAGATCACGTCCATGGACATCGCGCGGGCCGAGATCAAGGGCGTCGACGCGCAGGACTCGCTCTGCGGCGGCGTCACCGTGCTCGTCACCGGACACCTCACCGGCAAGGACGACGTCTGCCGCGAGTTCGTGCAgtccttcttcctcgcgccgcagGAGAAGGGATACTTCGTCCTCAACGACATACTGCGCTACGTAGGCCAGggggaggccgccaccgccgccgcaccgTCGCTGCCGctcgcggcggcgccgcctcAGCAGCCGGCGCCGGAGTTCGAAGCCGCGGCTGCGCCTGCTGCAGCAGCTCTGCCCAACGGCACCGTTGACGCACCTGCCGAGACTGCCCCTCGCGACCTGG ACGCGCAGCCGCAGCCAGAGCCGGATCTGTCCGACCCTGCGCCTCACGAGGAGGAGGATCCCAAGGAGGAGGTGTACAACCCACCCAATGAAGTCGAGGTGCCTGTTGTCGAGGAGATACCGGTGGCTGAGGTCATAGATGAGGTGCCAAACAATGTGGTGGCAGCCTCCGTGCCGGTTTCCGCTCCCCCTGTACCGCAGGAGGAGGCCCCTAAGAAGTCCTACGCGTCGATT GTCAAAGTCATGAAGGCGGTCCTACCACCAAATTCCGCTGTTCCTTACAGGCCTGCTCCACCGAAACCCGAGAAGCAAGCTCCTCCTGCTCCCGCTCCAGTCGTTGATGCTCCAGCTTTCAGTCCCAACCCTGAGAGCAGCACCATTCAGGATCCAGAAG TTGATGCTCTTGCGGTATACGTAAAGAATCTGCCCTTGCACGCCACACCCAGCCAATTGGAAGAAGCGTTCAAGACATTTGGTACTATTAAACCTGACGGGATCCAAGTTAGAAGCCACAAG ATTCAGGGATTCTGTTACGGCTTTATCGAGTTTGAGGATGCAAGCTCAGTTCAAAGCGCACTAGCG GCTTCTCCTGTGACGATAGATGACCGGCCATGCCACGTCGAAGAAAAAAGAACCCCTGGTTCACGTG GCAGTAGCAGAGGAAGGTTTCCACCGGGTAGAGGTGGTAACTTCCGAGGTGAAGGGATGAGAGGCCGTGGTAGTTACACTGGCGGGAGAGGCTACGGAAGGGGTGATTTCAACTATCGATCTGAATACGGAGGCAGAGGCGGGGGTAGAGGTGGCTCAGCTCGTGGAGGTGGCGAAGTTGGCTACCAGCGGGTCGATCACTCCAGCACCGGTGGTCGTGGTGGTGCTCGGGCAGCTGCGAAGTGA